A single window of Aphidius gifuensis isolate YNYX2018 linkage group LG1, ASM1490517v1, whole genome shotgun sequence DNA harbors:
- the LOC122855209 gene encoding homeotic protein female sterile-like isoform X5: protein MLERNEVNMQQGDNNSQDNSFDGDERERLCKIPKTSAPGKTGSQFIPAKTPPPREEIRTAPTNGVVQPPVTPPPNRPGRMTNQLQYLQKQVIKLVIKHKFAWPFLQPVDANKLGLPDYHNIITQPMDLGTIKKRLENQYYWCANECLQDFHTMFANCYLYNKPGEDVVVMAQSLEKIYTSSVASMPKEEIEVKPPPPKTPKGKKAGRTAGSSGSLGGSGSGTSASSGGIQVASGIPQVGSNIPRGRPSFSASTVSSSVPNNIQQTLATTAGTTGVLPIPPIGTQAPISVPGSTNTTTIAQPTNITQMTTHNSLPQQVVPPPTGYHAQPAMETQQSSIQSGTTGVNVQQQQQVPTTPTVMPPPQPAKVKKGVKRKADTTTPTANSFEPMYQPMEGGKSAKIPSARRESPSRQAEDNGPFHQVAMPMMGVNAQQPQHTGGKTKEKLSEALKACNEILKELFSKKHSGYAWPFYKPVDAHLLGLHDYHDIIKIPMDLGTVKGKMDNREYRTAQEFAGDVRLIFTNCYKYNPPDHDVVAMARKLQDVFESRYEKIPDATHGGMIAAKIEASSSSASSSGSESSSDSDDDSEAERREKLVALQEELKSMQGQIKKLVEESGKKKKAKKKRKKPEKPKSKALSKQQQQQNAANLALSAAHHAGAMKDLLKPSNNMTDSVNASIASVVGGAGDIKMPNMVGGLPMGMSGDHSVMGVSGINKNHGQNTNTLMAPGPKPKAKRGPNKTTTAAAAKRPKANNKTTGTKKKNTTNQPPPPAFDSEDEDNAKPMSYDEKRQLSLDINKLPGDKLGRVVHIIQSREPSLRDSNPDEIEIDFETLKPSTLRELENYVASCLRKKVHKKVSGKSKEEQMAEKKQELEKRLQDMSQMGNSNKKTTKKEDNSKVADAVGPGGTSGPSARLSASSSSSSDSDSSSSSLSSSSSDSSDSEAGNSVNRPPRKKAKKPTPGAGPNPGNSTLPPGLTISHSGPNLMNNQISVSGMGSVPKQVVTQSNAAMPLDQGNNHQAMMGLSMTHNIPGVPPVVSHSSMPPQPTRPTSMATAAPVKKLTPPIQTNSSNPPTPSISVPTPPPSVTPTNTETAIPSPGIMRTPQGQTNVGFPIVNHITNDTSIINQQQSDIMQPYNSLVAVTTQSNIISHKKDIQQSSHLTMAPSIQHNTTQSSNNTNLNMLQDIKNSANLLPTTNIQSNVGVTNFNMANMGLQNLGTPMSIQNQLDSMLNTTSQHSTMQNSHNMTMATSQHQSSHHHHQQQQQQHQQQQQQSQHHHQQQQQQQQQQQQQQHQQQQQQQPSQPLPPQQQQQQNSNGFSNVKRENSPPNIMTNNGIPGLNISGMGMGMGSIFDPLPTMVPTMSMQMPQLSVKKEEKPTISSQPQMSHKQQMDAGSFFAEMNSLGMPQMPNHSGSQQMSSDKKMTMPDTKNTANFASAFKNKQTAEQNVKNASSWSSLAQASSPQSVASNSSKNFARDSFQAFKKQAKEKQDRQRALQEQQELRKQQKEQAERERLRQENERRREREEEDVLDTQSSILSTASSRGSGNVGSDEMRVSVDTDSSPSHSSGQDKAAAERERQRQKEQERRRREAMTNKIDMNLQSDLMAAFEETL, encoded by the exons ATGTTGGAAag aaacGAAGTCAACATGCAGCAGGGGGACAATAACTCGCAAGACAACTCC tttgaTGGAGATGAACGAGAAAGGCTGTGTAAAATACCGAAGACAAGTGCTCCTGGTAAAACAGGATCACAATTTATACCTGCAAAAACTCCACCACCACGCGAAGAAATTCGTACTGCTCCAACTAATGGAGTTGTACAACCACCAGTTACACCACCACCAAATAGACCTGGTCGTATGACAAATCAACTTCAATATCTACAAAAACAAGTTATTAAATTAgttataaaacataaatttgcCTGGCCATTTTTACAGCCAGTTGATGCTAATAAACTTGGTTTAccg gaTTATCATAACATTATTACACAACCAATGGATTTgggaacaataaaaaaacgttTAGAAAACCAGTATTATTGGTGTGCAAATGAATGTCTTCAAGATTTTCATACAATGTTTGCAAATTGTTACCTTTATAATAAACCTGGTGAAGATGTTGTTGTTATGGCTCaatcacttgaaaaaatatatacatcatcAGTTGCTTCAATGCCTAAAGAAGAAATTGAAGttaaaccaccaccaccaaaaaCTCCAAAAGGTAAAAAAGCTGGTCGTACAGCTGGCAGTAGTGGTAGTCTTGGTGGTAGTGGTAGTGGTACTAGTGCATCATCAGGTGGTATACAAGTTGCTAGTGGAATACCACAAGTTGGTAGTAATATACCACGTGGTCGTCCATCATTTAGTGCATCAACAGTTAGTTCAAGTGTACcaaataatatacaacaaaCATTAGCAACAACAGCTGGTACAACTGGTGTATTACCAATACCACCAATTGGTACACAAGCACCAATATCAGTACCAGGTAGtacaaatacaacaacaattgcACAACCAACAAATATAACACAAATGACAACACATAATTCATTACCACAACAAGTTGTACCACCACCAACTGGTTATCATGCACAACCAGCAATGGAAACACAACAATCATCAATACAATCTGGTACAACTGGTGTTAatgtacaacaacaacaacaagtaccaacaacaccaacagtTATGCCACCACCACAACCAGCTAAAGTTAAAAAAGGAGTTAAAAGAAAAGCAGATACAACAACACCAACTGCAAATTCATTTGAACCGATGTATCAACCAATGGAGGGCGGCAAGAGTGCTAAAATACCATCAGCAAGAAGAGAATCT CCATCGAGACAAGCAGAAGACAATGGTCCATTCCATCAGGTTGCCATGCCTATGATGGGGGTTAATGCCCAAcag ccacaACATACCGGtggaaaaacaaaagaaaaactttCAGAAGCATTGAAGGCATGTAATGAAATTCTcaaagaattattttcaaaaaaacactcg gGTTATGCGTGGCCATTTTATAAACCAGTTGATGCTCATTTACTTGGTCTTCATGATTACCATGATATCATAAAGATTCCTATGGATCTAGGCACTGTCAAG gGTAAAATGGATAATCGAGAATATAGAACAGCTCAAGAATTTGCTGGTGATGTGCGGCTTATATTCACCAATTGTTACAAGTATAATCCTCCTGATCATGATGTCGTTGCAATGGCTAGAAAACTTCAAGATGTTTTTGAATCAAG gTATGAAAAAATTCCTGATGCAACTCATGGTGGAATGATTGCAGCAAAGATTGAAGCTAGTAGTAGTAGTGCAAGTAGTTCTGGTTCTGAATCAAGTTCTGATAGTGATGATGATTCTGAAGCAGAAAGACGTGAAAAATTAGTTGCACTTCAAGAAGAACTTAAATCAATGCAaggacaaataaaaaaattagttgaagaatctggtaaaaaaaagaaagctaaaaagaagagaaaaaaaccagaaaaacCAAAATCAAAAGCATTAagtaaacaacaacaacaacaaaatgcaGCAAATTTAGCATTATCTGCTGCACATCATGCTGGTGCCATGAAAGATTTATTAAAACCAAGTAACAATATGACAGATAGTGTTAATGCAAGTATTGCAAGTGTTGTTGGTGGTGCTGGTGATATAAAAATGCCAAATATGGTTGGTGGTTTACCGATGGGTATGAGTGGTGATCATTCTGTAATGGGTGTTAgtggtattaataaaaatcatggacaaaatacaaatacattaATGGCACCTGGACCAAAACCAAAAGCAAAACGTGGtccaaataaaacaacaacagctgCTGCTGCTAAAAGACCaaaagcaaataataaaacaactggtacaaaaaagaaaaatacaacaaatcaaccaccaccaccagcatTTGATTCTGAAGATGAAGATAATGCTAAACCAATGTCATATGATGAAAAACGTCAACTTAGTttagatattaataaattacctgGTGATAAACTTGGACGTGTTGTACATATTATACAATCACGTGAACCATCATTAAGGGATTCAAATCctgatgaaattgaaattgattttgaaacATTAAAACCATCAACACTTAGAGAATTGGAAAATTATGTTGCATCatgtttaagaaaaaaagtacataaaaAAGTTAGTGGTAAATCAAAAGAAGAACAAAtggctgaaaaaaaacaagagcTTGAAAAAAGATTACAAGATATGAGTCAAATGggaaattcaaataaaaaaactacgaaaaaag AAGATAACAGTAAAGTTGCTGATGCTGTTGGACCTGGTGGTACAAGTGGGCCATCAGCAAGACTCTCAGCATCAAGTAGCAGTAGCAGTGATAGTGATTCAAGCAGTAGTTCGTTATCATCTAGCTCCAGTGATTCAAGCGACAGTGAAGCAG GTAATTCAGTAAATCGTCCACCAAGAAAGAAAGCCAAGAAACCAACACCTGGTGCTGGACCAAATCCTGGAAATTCAACATTACCACCG ggATTGACAATAAGTCACAGTGGACCCAATCTTATGAATAATCAAATAAGTGTAAGTGGCATGGGATCAGTTCCAAAACAAGTTGTAACACAATCAAATGCTGCAATGCCCTTGGATCAag gtAATAATCATCAAGCAATGATGGGATTATCAATGACACATAATATTCCTGGAGTACCACCAGTTGTTAGTCATTCTTCAATGCCACCACAACCAACACGACCAACATCAATGGCAACAGCAGCaccagttaaaaaattaacaccaCCAATACaaacaaattcatcaaatcCACCAACACCATCAATATCAgtaccaacaccaccaccaagtGTAACACCAACAAATACCGAAACAGCTATTCCATCACCAGGTATTATGAGAACACCACAAGGACAAACAAATGTTGGTTTTCCAATTGTAAATCATATTACAAATGatacatcaataattaatcaacaacaatCTGATATTATGCAGCCATATAATTCTctag tAGCAGTAACAACacaatcaaatataattagtcataaaaaagatattcaaCAATCATCACATTTAACAATGGCACCAAGTATTCAACATAATACAAcacaatcatcaaataatacaaatttaaatatgttacaagatattaaaaattcagctAATTTATTACCAACAACAAATATACAGTCAAATGTTGGTGTTACTAATTTTAATATGGCTAATATGGGATTACAAAATCTTGGTACACCAATGTCAATACAAAATCAATTAGATAGTATGTTGAATACAACAAGTCAACATTCAACAATGCAAAATTCTCATAATATGACAATGGCAACATCGCAACATCAATCAtcgcatcatcatcatcaacaacaacaacaacagcatcaacaacaacaacagcaatcacaacatcatcatcagcaacaacagcaacagcagcaacaacaacaacaacagcagcatcagcagcaacaacaacaacagccatCACAACCACTACCAccgcaacaacaacaacaacaaaattcaaaTGGTTTTTCAAATGTTAAACGTGAAAATTCACCACCAAATATTATGACAAATAATGGTATACCTGGACTTAATATTAGTGGTATGGGTATGGGAATGGGTTCAATATTTGATCCATTACCAACAATGGTACCAACAATGTCAATGCAAATGCCACAATTAAgtgttaaaaaagaagaaaaaccaACGATATCATCACAACCACAAATGTCTCATAAACAACAAATGGATG CAGGAAGTTTCTTTGCAGAAATGAATTCACTTGGTATGCCACAAATGCCCAATCATTCTGGCTCACAACAAATGtcatctgataaaaaaatgacaatgccTGATACAAAAAATACAGCTAATTTTGCTTctgcttttaaaaataag caaACTGCTGaacaaaatgttaaaaatgcaTCATCATGGTCTTCATTAGCACAAGCATCAAGTCCACAATCAGTTGCATCAAATAgttcaaaaaattttgcaCGTGATTCATTTcaagcatttaaaaaacaagctaaagaaaaacaagataGACAACGTGCATTACAAGAACAACAAGAATTACgtaaacaacaaaaagaaCAAGCTGAACGTGAACGTTTACGACAAGAAAATGAAAGAAGAAGAGAACGTGAAGAAGAAGATGTTTTGGATACacaatcatcaatattatcaacagcatcatcaaGAGGTAGTGGTAATGTTGGTAGTGATGAAATGAGAGTATCTGTTGATACTGATAGTAGTCCAAGTCATTCATCAGGACAGGATAAAGCTGCTGCTGAACGTGAACGACAAAGACAAAAAGAACAAGAACGTAGACGTCGTGAAGCg atgACAAACAAGATTGACATGAACTTGCAAAGTGACTTGATGGCTGCATTCGAGGAAACATTATAA
- the LOC122855209 gene encoding homeotic protein female sterile-like isoform X6 encodes MLERNEVNMQQGDNNSQDNSFDGDERERLCKIPKTSAPGKTGSQFIPAKTPPPREEIRTAPTNGVVQPPVTPPPNRPGRMTNQLQYLQKQVIKLVIKHKFAWPFLQPVDANKLGLPDYHNIITQPMDLGTIKKRLENQYYWCANECLQDFHTMFANCYLYNKPGEDVVVMAQSLEKIYTSSVASMPKEEIEVKPPPPKTPKGKKAGRTAGSSGSLGGSGSGTSASSGGIQVASGIPQVGSNIPRGRPSFSASTVSSSVPNNIQQTLATTAGTTGVLPIPPIGTQAPISVPGSTNTTTIAQPTNITQMTTHNSLPQQVVPPPTGYHAQPAMETQQSSIQSGTTGVNVQQQQQVPTTPTVMPPPQPAKVKKGVKRKADTTTPTANSFEPMYQPMEGGKSAKIPSARRESVRQIKKPQHTGGKTKEKLSEALKACNEILKELFSKKHSGYAWPFYKPVDAHLLGLHDYHDIIKIPMDLGTVKGKMDNREYRTAQEFAGDVRLIFTNCYKYNPPDHDVVAMARKLQDVFESRYEKIPDATHGGMIAAKIEASSSSASSSGSESSSDSDDDSEAERREKLVALQEELKSMQGQIKKLVEESGKKKKAKKKRKKPEKPKSKALSKQQQQQNAANLALSAAHHAGAMKDLLKPSNNMTDSVNASIASVVGGAGDIKMPNMVGGLPMGMSGDHSVMGVSGINKNHGQNTNTLMAPGPKPKAKRGPNKTTTAAAAKRPKANNKTTGTKKKNTTNQPPPPAFDSEDEDNAKPMSYDEKRQLSLDINKLPGDKLGRVVHIIQSREPSLRDSNPDEIEIDFETLKPSTLRELENYVASCLRKKVHKKVSGKSKEEQMAEKKQELEKRLQDMSQMGNSNKKTTKKEDNSKVADAVGPGGTSGPSARLSASSSSSSDSDSSSSSLSSSSSDSSDSEAGNSVNRPPRKKAKKPTPGAGPNPGNSTLPPGLTISHSGPNLMNNQISVSGMGSVPKQVVTQSNAAMPLDQGNNHQAMMGLSMTHNIPGVPPVVSHSSMPPQPTRPTSMATAAPVKKLTPPIQTNSSNPPTPSISVPTPPPSVTPTNTETAIPSPGIMRTPQGQTNVGFPIVNHITNDTSIINQQQSDIMQPYNSLVAVTTQSNIISHKKDIQQSSHLTMAPSIQHNTTQSSNNTNLNMLQDIKNSANLLPTTNIQSNVGVTNFNMANMGLQNLGTPMSIQNQLDSMLNTTSQHSTMQNSHNMTMATSQHQSSHHHHQQQQQQHQQQQQQSQHHHQQQQQQQQQQQQQQHQQQQQQQPSQPLPPQQQQQQNSNGFSNVKRENSPPNIMTNNGIPGLNISGMGMGMGSIFDPLPTMVPTMSMQMPQLSVKKEEKPTISSQPQMSHKQQMDAGSFFAEMNSLGMPQMPNHSGSQQMSSDKKMTMPDTKNTANFASAFKNKQTAEQNVKNASSWSSLAQASSPQSVASNSSKNFARDSFQAFKKQAKEKQDRQRALQEQQELRKQQKEQAERERLRQENERRREREEEDVLDTQSSILSTASSRGSGNVGSDEMRVSVDTDSSPSHSSGQDKAAAERERQRQKEQERRRREAMTNKIDMNLQSDLMAAFEETL; translated from the exons ATGTTGGAAag aaacGAAGTCAACATGCAGCAGGGGGACAATAACTCGCAAGACAACTCC tttgaTGGAGATGAACGAGAAAGGCTGTGTAAAATACCGAAGACAAGTGCTCCTGGTAAAACAGGATCACAATTTATACCTGCAAAAACTCCACCACCACGCGAAGAAATTCGTACTGCTCCAACTAATGGAGTTGTACAACCACCAGTTACACCACCACCAAATAGACCTGGTCGTATGACAAATCAACTTCAATATCTACAAAAACAAGTTATTAAATTAgttataaaacataaatttgcCTGGCCATTTTTACAGCCAGTTGATGCTAATAAACTTGGTTTAccg gaTTATCATAACATTATTACACAACCAATGGATTTgggaacaataaaaaaacgttTAGAAAACCAGTATTATTGGTGTGCAAATGAATGTCTTCAAGATTTTCATACAATGTTTGCAAATTGTTACCTTTATAATAAACCTGGTGAAGATGTTGTTGTTATGGCTCaatcacttgaaaaaatatatacatcatcAGTTGCTTCAATGCCTAAAGAAGAAATTGAAGttaaaccaccaccaccaaaaaCTCCAAAAGGTAAAAAAGCTGGTCGTACAGCTGGCAGTAGTGGTAGTCTTGGTGGTAGTGGTAGTGGTACTAGTGCATCATCAGGTGGTATACAAGTTGCTAGTGGAATACCACAAGTTGGTAGTAATATACCACGTGGTCGTCCATCATTTAGTGCATCAACAGTTAGTTCAAGTGTACcaaataatatacaacaaaCATTAGCAACAACAGCTGGTACAACTGGTGTATTACCAATACCACCAATTGGTACACAAGCACCAATATCAGTACCAGGTAGtacaaatacaacaacaattgcACAACCAACAAATATAACACAAATGACAACACATAATTCATTACCACAACAAGTTGTACCACCACCAACTGGTTATCATGCACAACCAGCAATGGAAACACAACAATCATCAATACAATCTGGTACAACTGGTGTTAatgtacaacaacaacaacaagtaccaacaacaccaacagtTATGCCACCACCACAACCAGCTAAAGTTAAAAAAGGAGTTAAAAGAAAAGCAGATACAACAACACCAACTGCAAATTCATTTGAACCGATGTATCAACCAATGGAGGGCGGCAAGAGTGCTAAAATACCATCAGCAAGAAGAGAATCTGTAAGGCAAATTaaaaag ccacaACATACCGGtggaaaaacaaaagaaaaactttCAGAAGCATTGAAGGCATGTAATGAAATTCTcaaagaattattttcaaaaaaacactcg gGTTATGCGTGGCCATTTTATAAACCAGTTGATGCTCATTTACTTGGTCTTCATGATTACCATGATATCATAAAGATTCCTATGGATCTAGGCACTGTCAAG gGTAAAATGGATAATCGAGAATATAGAACAGCTCAAGAATTTGCTGGTGATGTGCGGCTTATATTCACCAATTGTTACAAGTATAATCCTCCTGATCATGATGTCGTTGCAATGGCTAGAAAACTTCAAGATGTTTTTGAATCAAG gTATGAAAAAATTCCTGATGCAACTCATGGTGGAATGATTGCAGCAAAGATTGAAGCTAGTAGTAGTAGTGCAAGTAGTTCTGGTTCTGAATCAAGTTCTGATAGTGATGATGATTCTGAAGCAGAAAGACGTGAAAAATTAGTTGCACTTCAAGAAGAACTTAAATCAATGCAaggacaaataaaaaaattagttgaagaatctggtaaaaaaaagaaagctaaaaagaagagaaaaaaaccagaaaaacCAAAATCAAAAGCATTAagtaaacaacaacaacaacaaaatgcaGCAAATTTAGCATTATCTGCTGCACATCATGCTGGTGCCATGAAAGATTTATTAAAACCAAGTAACAATATGACAGATAGTGTTAATGCAAGTATTGCAAGTGTTGTTGGTGGTGCTGGTGATATAAAAATGCCAAATATGGTTGGTGGTTTACCGATGGGTATGAGTGGTGATCATTCTGTAATGGGTGTTAgtggtattaataaaaatcatggacaaaatacaaatacattaATGGCACCTGGACCAAAACCAAAAGCAAAACGTGGtccaaataaaacaacaacagctgCTGCTGCTAAAAGACCaaaagcaaataataaaacaactggtacaaaaaagaaaaatacaacaaatcaaccaccaccaccagcatTTGATTCTGAAGATGAAGATAATGCTAAACCAATGTCATATGATGAAAAACGTCAACTTAGTttagatattaataaattacctgGTGATAAACTTGGACGTGTTGTACATATTATACAATCACGTGAACCATCATTAAGGGATTCAAATCctgatgaaattgaaattgattttgaaacATTAAAACCATCAACACTTAGAGAATTGGAAAATTATGTTGCATCatgtttaagaaaaaaagtacataaaaAAGTTAGTGGTAAATCAAAAGAAGAACAAAtggctgaaaaaaaacaagagcTTGAAAAAAGATTACAAGATATGAGTCAAATGggaaattcaaataaaaaaactacgaaaaaag AAGATAACAGTAAAGTTGCTGATGCTGTTGGACCTGGTGGTACAAGTGGGCCATCAGCAAGACTCTCAGCATCAAGTAGCAGTAGCAGTGATAGTGATTCAAGCAGTAGTTCGTTATCATCTAGCTCCAGTGATTCAAGCGACAGTGAAGCAG GTAATTCAGTAAATCGTCCACCAAGAAAGAAAGCCAAGAAACCAACACCTGGTGCTGGACCAAATCCTGGAAATTCAACATTACCACCG ggATTGACAATAAGTCACAGTGGACCCAATCTTATGAATAATCAAATAAGTGTAAGTGGCATGGGATCAGTTCCAAAACAAGTTGTAACACAATCAAATGCTGCAATGCCCTTGGATCAag gtAATAATCATCAAGCAATGATGGGATTATCAATGACACATAATATTCCTGGAGTACCACCAGTTGTTAGTCATTCTTCAATGCCACCACAACCAACACGACCAACATCAATGGCAACAGCAGCaccagttaaaaaattaacaccaCCAATACaaacaaattcatcaaatcCACCAACACCATCAATATCAgtaccaacaccaccaccaagtGTAACACCAACAAATACCGAAACAGCTATTCCATCACCAGGTATTATGAGAACACCACAAGGACAAACAAATGTTGGTTTTCCAATTGTAAATCATATTACAAATGatacatcaataattaatcaacaacaatCTGATATTATGCAGCCATATAATTCTctag tAGCAGTAACAACacaatcaaatataattagtcataaaaaagatattcaaCAATCATCACATTTAACAATGGCACCAAGTATTCAACATAATACAAcacaatcatcaaataatacaaatttaaatatgttacaagatattaaaaattcagctAATTTATTACCAACAACAAATATACAGTCAAATGTTGGTGTTACTAATTTTAATATGGCTAATATGGGATTACAAAATCTTGGTACACCAATGTCAATACAAAATCAATTAGATAGTATGTTGAATACAACAAGTCAACATTCAACAATGCAAAATTCTCATAATATGACAATGGCAACATCGCAACATCAATCAtcgcatcatcatcatcaacaacaacaacaacagcatcaacaacaacaacagcaatcacaacatcatcatcagcaacaacagcaacagcagcaacaacaacaacaacagcagcatcagcagcaacaacaacaacagccatCACAACCACTACCAccgcaacaacaacaacaacaaaattcaaaTGGTTTTTCAAATGTTAAACGTGAAAATTCACCACCAAATATTATGACAAATAATGGTATACCTGGACTTAATATTAGTGGTATGGGTATGGGAATGGGTTCAATATTTGATCCATTACCAACAATGGTACCAACAATGTCAATGCAAATGCCACAATTAAgtgttaaaaaagaagaaaaaccaACGATATCATCACAACCACAAATGTCTCATAAACAACAAATGGATG CAGGAAGTTTCTTTGCAGAAATGAATTCACTTGGTATGCCACAAATGCCCAATCATTCTGGCTCACAACAAATGtcatctgataaaaaaatgacaatgccTGATACAAAAAATACAGCTAATTTTGCTTctgcttttaaaaataag caaACTGCTGaacaaaatgttaaaaatgcaTCATCATGGTCTTCATTAGCACAAGCATCAAGTCCACAATCAGTTGCATCAAATAgttcaaaaaattttgcaCGTGATTCATTTcaagcatttaaaaaacaagctaaagaaaaacaagataGACAACGTGCATTACAAGAACAACAAGAATTACgtaaacaacaaaaagaaCAAGCTGAACGTGAACGTTTACGACAAGAAAATGAAAGAAGAAGAGAACGTGAAGAAGAAGATGTTTTGGATACacaatcatcaatattatcaacagcatcatcaaGAGGTAGTGGTAATGTTGGTAGTGATGAAATGAGAGTATCTGTTGATACTGATAGTAGTCCAAGTCATTCATCAGGACAGGATAAAGCTGCTGCTGAACGTGAACGACAAAGACAAAAAGAACAAGAACGTAGACGTCGTGAAGCg atgACAAACAAGATTGACATGAACTTGCAAAGTGACTTGATGGCTGCATTCGAGGAAACATTATAA